In Gallus gallus isolate bGalGal1 chromosome 8, bGalGal1.mat.broiler.GRCg7b, whole genome shotgun sequence, one DNA window encodes the following:
- the PTCH2 gene encoding protein patched homolog 2 isoform X2, which translates to MGAAAAAAANGSGGGGAAPAPPAPALPFRGAAGGRRPRALRTGTAAPPHTRALRAHGGRRRLARPHITGLRAPHSRPAMPAEPPRSAPPRAAAAALRKALPEGRGAPLWLRARFQALLFALGCRIQRHCGKVLFVGLLLFGALAVGLRVASVETDIEHLWVEAGSRVSQELRYTKEKLGEESVYTSQMLIQTPKREGENILTQEALQLHLEAALAASKVQVSLYGKSWDLNKICYKSGVPIIENGMIERMIEKLFPCVILTPLDCFWEGAKLQGGSAYLPGRPDIQWSNLDPLQLMEELGQFTSLEGFKELLDKAEVGQAYMERPCLDPRDPHCPSSAPNKQSQQSPDIPAELSGGCHGFSRKFMRWQEELILGGTTKDSQGKLLSAEALQTMFLLMSPRQLYEHFKDDYEIHDISWSEEKAGAILEAWQRKFVELAQDSIPPNATQNIHAFSTTTLNDIMKSFSDVSAIRVAGGYLLMLAYACVTMLRWDCSKSQGAVGLAGVLLVALSVASGLGLCSLLGISFNAATTQVLPFLALGIGVDDMFLLAHAFTETSQHIPFKERTGECLRRTGTSVALTSVSNMIAFFMAALVPIPALRAFSLQAAVVVVFNFAMVLFIFPAILSLDLYRREKRRLDILCCFYSPCSSRVIQIQPQELADANDNHASHPSPYGHPGVATSTQITTTVQAFTQCDPSGHHIVTVLPPTSQVCTSPAVLLPPADPLGSQVFTPSSSTRDLLAQLDEAKGGRECVPLPLCRWSLSDFAREKYAPLLLRTQTKVVVVVLFLALLGLSLYGTTMVHDGLYLTDIVPRDTKAHAFISAQFKYFSFYNMFIVTKGGFHYPGAQAALLSLHQAFSTVKYVVREGNHDLPKMWLHYFQDWLRGLQATFDRDWQAGRITHDSYRNGSEDGALAYKLLIQTGNKKEPFNFNQLTTRRLVDENGIIPPDTFYICLTVWASNDPLGFAASQANFYPPPPEWIHDKYDTTGENLRIPAAQPLEFAQFPFYLSGLRRTADFVEAIESVRAICQEAAQRHGVLSYPSGYPFLFWEQYIGLRHWFLLAISILLACTFLVCALLLLNPWTAGIIVSILAMMAVELFGIMGLMGIKLSAIPVVILIASVGIGVEFTVHVALGFLTAVGSRNVRSAAALEHTFAPVMDGAVSTLLGVLMLASSEFDFIMRYFFAVLTILTLLGLLNGLVLLPVLLSVIGPPSEASPVDNGPRLPPTEPVPPCLGPGGLYIRRAPAWPAAFTDTSDTECYGDGGGPGSPQGPFVVPPAPAHILLEAGKDPSFPRITVLKPYKDSPEVQGKKEQPVPQPAASLPFGEPCPTVLRDYPHPTALPRPGQPCSSSAWPASRAPLPAYSTHLQGPAGSYTTVTATASVTVALHPTLPGSYPSFGTETDSLEEPSAVPDSFEMQSLGRHGAGTRR; encoded by the exons ATGGGCGCtgccgcggcggcggcggccaatgggagcggcggcggcggcgcggccccggcgccccccgcccccgccctCCCCTTTAGAGGCGCGGCGGGCGGCCGCCGGCCCAGAGCCCTCCGCACCGGCACCGCCGCTCCGCCGCACACCCGCGCCCTCCGCGCCCATGGGGGCCGACGCCGCCTCGCTCGGCCCCACATAACGGGGCTGCGCGCCCCGCACAGCCGCCCCGCCATGCCGGCCGAGCCCCCCCGCTCCGCTCCTCCgcgagccgccgccgccgccctccgcAAAGCGCTGCCCGAG GGCCGCGGGGCCCCGCTGTGGCTGCGGGCCCGCTTCCAGGCGCTGCTCTTCGCGCTGGGCTGCCGGATCCAGCGGCACTGCGGGAAGGTGCTGTtcgtggggctgctgctgttcgGGGCGCTGGCCGTGGGGCTGCGGGTGGCCTCCGTCGAGACGGACATCGAGCACCTCTGGGTGGAAG CGGGCAGCCGGGTCAGCCAGGAGCTCCGCTACACGAAGGAGAAGCTGGGCGAGGAGTCCGTCTACACGTCCCAAATGCTGATCCAGACCCCGAAACGCGAAGGGGAGAACATCCTGACGCAGGAGGCCCTGCAGCTCCACCTCGAGGCGGCCCTGGCTGCCAGCAAAGTGCAAGTCTCGCTGTACGGAAA ATCGTGGGATTTGAACAAGATCTGCTACAAGTCAGGCGTCCCCATCATTGAGAATGGAATGATCGAGAGG ATGATCGAGAAGCTGTTCCCCTGTGTGATCCTGACGCCGCTGGACTGCTTCTGGGAAGGGGCCAAGCTGCAGGGAGGCTCAGCCTACCTCCC GGGCCGTCCTGATATCCAGTGGAGCAATTTGGACCCTTTGCAGCTGATGGAGGAGCTGGGGCAGTTCACATCCCTAGAAGGCTTCAAGGAGCTGCTGGATAAGGCTGAAGTGGGGCAGGCTTATATGGAGCGGCCCTGCCTGGACCCCCGGGACCCCCATTGCCCCTCCAGTGCCCCCAACAAGCAGAGCCAGCAG AGCCCCGACATCCCGGCGGAGCTCTCTGGGGGCTGCCATGGGTTCTCCAGGAAGTTCATGCgctggcaggaggagctgaTTTTGGGCGGCACAACCAAAGACTCCCAGGGCAAGCTGCTAAG TGCTGAGGCCCTGCAGACAATGTTCCTTCTCATGAGCCCCCGGCAGCTGTATGAGCACTTCAAGGATGACTACGAGATCCATGACATCAGCTGGAGTGAGGAGAAGGCAGGTGCTATCCTGGAGGCCTGGCAGAGGAAGTTTGTGGAG CTGGCACAGGACTCCATCCCACCCAATGCCACGCAGAACATCCATGCCTTCTCCACCACCACGCTCAACGACATCATGAAGTCCTTCTCTGACGTCAGTGCCATCCGAGTGGCTGGGGGATACCTCCTCATG CTGGCCTATGCCTGTGTCACCATGCTGCGCTGGGACTGCTCCAAGTCACAGGGTGCCGTGGGCCTGGCCGGGGTCCTGCTGGTGGCCCTCTCTGTGGCCTCTGGCTTAGGGCTCTGCTCACTGCTCGGGATCTCCTTCAATGCAGCCACCACGCAG GTGCTGCCCTTCCTGGCCCTCGGCATTGGTGTGGATGACATGTTCCTCCTGGCTCATGCCTTCACCGAGACCAGCCAGCACATCCCCTTCAAG GAGCGGACAGGAGAGTGCCTACGGCGCACGGGGACCAGCGTGGCTCTCACCTCTGTCAGCAACATGATTGCCTTCTTCATGGCTGCCCTGGTGCCCATCCCCGCCCTGCGTGCCTTCTCACTCCAG GCAGCAGTGGTGGTGGTCTTCAACTTCGCCATGGTGCTGTTCATCTTCCCTGCCATACTGAGCCTGGACCTGTACCGGCGGGAGAAGCGTCGCCTCgacatcctctgctgcttctACAG CCCTTGCTCCTCACGGGTCATCCAGATCCAACCCCAGGAGTTGGCCGATGCCAACGACAACCATGCCTCCCACCCATCCCCCTACGGCCACCCCGGCGTGGCCACCAGCACTCAGATCACCACCACCGTGCAGGCCTTCACCCAGTGCGACCCCTCGGGCCACCACATCGTCACCGTCCTGCCACCCACCTCCCAGGTGTGCACCTCGCCCGCCGTGCTGCTGCCGCCTGCCGACCCGTTGGGCTCGCAGGTCTTCACCCCCTCCAGCTCCACGCGGGACCTGCTGGCCCAGCTGGATGAGGCCAAAGGCGGGCGCGAGTGCGTGCCGCTGCCCTTGTGCCGCTGGAGCCTCTCCGACTTTGCCCGTGAGAAGTATGCCCCACTCCTGCTGCGGACCCAGACCAAG gtggtggtggtggtccTCTTCTTGGCGCTGTTGGGACTGAGCCTCTACGGCACCACCATGGTGCATGACGGGCTCTACCTGACAGACATTGTGCCGCGGGACACCAAGGCTCACGCCTTCATCTCAGCCCAGTTCAAGTACTTCTCCTTCTACAACATGTTCATTGTCACCAAGGGTGGCTTCCACTACCCGGGTGCCCAGGCCGCCCTGCTCAGCCTGCACCAGGCCTTCAGCACCGTCAAGTACGTGGTGCGTGAGGGCAACCATGACCTGCCCAAGATGTGGCTCCACTACTTCCAGGACTGGCTGCGAG GGCTCCAGGCCACCTTTGACAGAGACTGGCAAGCCGGCCGCATCACCCATGATAGCTACCGTAACGGCTCCGAGGACGGGGCACTGGCCTAcaagctcctcatccagactgGCAACAAGAAGGAGCCTTTCAACTTCAACCAG CTGACCACACGGCGGTTGGTGGATGAGAATGGCATCATCCCCCCAGACACCTTCTACATCTGCCTGACGGTGTGGGCCAGCAACGACCCCCTGGGCTTCGCTGCCTCCCAGGCCAACTTCTACCCGCCACCGCCTGAGTGGATCCATGACAAGTACGACACTACGGGCGAGAACCTGCGAA TCCCGGCAGCCCAGCCGCTGGAGTTCGCCCAGTTCCCCTTCTACCTGAGCGGGCTGCGTCGCACAGCCGACTTCGTGGAGGCAATTGAGAGCGTGCGGGCCATCTGCCAGGAGGCGGCCCAGCGCCATGGGGTGCTGAGCTACCCCAGCGGCTACCCCTTCCTCTTCTGGGAGCAATACATCGGCCTGCGCCACTGGTTCCTGTTGGCCATCAGCATCTTGCTGGCCTGCACCTTCCTCGTCTgcgccctgctgctgctcaaccCCTGGACGGCCGGTATCATC gtctCTATCCTGGCCATGATGGCGGTGGAACTGTTTGGCATTATGGGGCTGATGGGCATCAAGCTGAGTGCCATCCCTGTGGTCATCCTCATCGCTTCAGTTGGCATCGGCGTGGAGTTCACTGTCCACGTGGCCCTG GGCTTCCTTACAGCAGTTGGGAGCAGGAACGTGCGCTCAGCCGCTGCCTTGGAGCACACCTTTGCCCCTGTGATGGACGGCGCCGTCTCCACCCTCCTGGGCGTCCTCATGTTGGCCAGCTCTGAGTTCGACTTCATCATGAG GTACTTCTTTGCGGTGCTCACCATCCTgacgctgctggggctgctcaacgggctggtgctgctgcccgtCCTGCTCTCAGTCATCGGGCCACCCTCTGAG GCATCTCCTGTGGATAACGGCCCCCGCCTGCCCCCTACAGAGCCAGTGCCCCCGTGCCTCGGCCCTGGGGGTCTGTACATCCGCCGTGCCCCCGCCTGGCCTGCTGCCTTCACCGATACCTCAGACACAGAGTGCTATGGCGACGGTGGGGGGCCAGGCAGTCCCCAGGGACCCTTCGTTGTGCCTCCTGCCCCGGCACACATTCTGCTGGAGGCTGGCAAGGACCCCAGCTTCCCCCGCATCACT GTGCTGAAGCCCTACAAAGACAGCCCGGAGGTCCAGGGAAAGAAGGAGCAGCCCGtcccccagcctgcagcctcGTTGCCTTTTGGGGAGCCGTGCCCCACAGTGCTCAGAGACTACCCACACCCCACGGCATTGCCTCGGCCGGGtcagccctgctcctccagcGCCTGGCCAGCCTCTCGGGCCCCCCTGCCAGCCTACAGCACCCACCTGCAGGGCCCCGCCGGCAGCTACACCACAGTCACAGCCACCGCTTCGGTGACGGTTGCCCTGCACCCCACGCTGCCTGGCTCCTACCCCAGCTTTGGCACCGAGACAGACAGCCTGGAGGAGCCCAGCGCTGTGCCTGACTCCTTTGAGATGCAAAGCCTGGGACGCCATGGGGCAGGCACCCGGCGCTAG
- the PTCH2 gene encoding protein patched homolog 2 isoform X1, which translates to MGAAAAAAANGSGGGGAAPAPPAPALPFRGAAGGRRPRALRTGTAAPPHTRALRAHGGRRRLARPHITGLRAPHSRPAMPAEPPRSAPPRAAAAALRKALPEVSGEHRPLRPAPRRAGPPAERRRSPQGRGAPLWLRARFQALLFALGCRIQRHCGKVLFVGLLLFGALAVGLRVASVETDIEHLWVEAGSRVSQELRYTKEKLGEESVYTSQMLIQTPKREGENILTQEALQLHLEAALAASKVQVSLYGKSWDLNKICYKSGVPIIENGMIERMIEKLFPCVILTPLDCFWEGAKLQGGSAYLPGRPDIQWSNLDPLQLMEELGQFTSLEGFKELLDKAEVGQAYMERPCLDPRDPHCPSSAPNKQSQQSPDIPAELSGGCHGFSRKFMRWQEELILGGTTKDSQGKLLSAEALQTMFLLMSPRQLYEHFKDDYEIHDISWSEEKAGAILEAWQRKFVELAQDSIPPNATQNIHAFSTTTLNDIMKSFSDVSAIRVAGGYLLMLAYACVTMLRWDCSKSQGAVGLAGVLLVALSVASGLGLCSLLGISFNAATTQVLPFLALGIGVDDMFLLAHAFTETSQHIPFKERTGECLRRTGTSVALTSVSNMIAFFMAALVPIPALRAFSLQAAVVVVFNFAMVLFIFPAILSLDLYRREKRRLDILCCFYSPCSSRVIQIQPQELADANDNHASHPSPYGHPGVATSTQITTTVQAFTQCDPSGHHIVTVLPPTSQVCTSPAVLLPPADPLGSQVFTPSSSTRDLLAQLDEAKGGRECVPLPLCRWSLSDFAREKYAPLLLRTQTKVVVVVLFLALLGLSLYGTTMVHDGLYLTDIVPRDTKAHAFISAQFKYFSFYNMFIVTKGGFHYPGAQAALLSLHQAFSTVKYVVREGNHDLPKMWLHYFQDWLRGLQATFDRDWQAGRITHDSYRNGSEDGALAYKLLIQTGNKKEPFNFNQLTTRRLVDENGIIPPDTFYICLTVWASNDPLGFAASQANFYPPPPEWIHDKYDTTGENLRIPAAQPLEFAQFPFYLSGLRRTADFVEAIESVRAICQEAAQRHGVLSYPSGYPFLFWEQYIGLRHWFLLAISILLACTFLVCALLLLNPWTAGIIVSILAMMAVELFGIMGLMGIKLSAIPVVILIASVGIGVEFTVHVALGFLTAVGSRNVRSAAALEHTFAPVMDGAVSTLLGVLMLASSEFDFIMRYFFAVLTILTLLGLLNGLVLLPVLLSVIGPPSEASPVDNGPRLPPTEPVPPCLGPGGLYIRRAPAWPAAFTDTSDTECYGDGGGPGSPQGPFVVPPAPAHILLEAGKDPSFPRITVLKPYKDSPEVQGKKEQPVPQPAASLPFGEPCPTVLRDYPHPTALPRPGQPCSSSAWPASRAPLPAYSTHLQGPAGSYTTVTATASVTVALHPTLPGSYPSFGTETDSLEEPSAVPDSFEMQSLGRHGAGTRR; encoded by the exons ATGGGCGCtgccgcggcggcggcggccaatgggagcggcggcggcggcgcggccccggcgccccccgcccccgccctCCCCTTTAGAGGCGCGGCGGGCGGCCGCCGGCCCAGAGCCCTCCGCACCGGCACCGCCGCTCCGCCGCACACCCGCGCCCTCCGCGCCCATGGGGGCCGACGCCGCCTCGCTCGGCCCCACATAACGGGGCTGCGCGCCCCGCACAGCCGCCCCGCCATGCCGGCCGAGCCCCCCCGCTCCGCTCCTCCgcgagccgccgccgccgccctccgcAAAGCGCTGCCCGAGGTAAGCGGCGAGCATCGCCCGCTCCGCCCCGCACCGCGCCGTGCGGGTCCCCCCGCTGagcgccgccgctccccgcagGGCCGCGGGGCCCCGCTGTGGCTGCGGGCCCGCTTCCAGGCGCTGCTCTTCGCGCTGGGCTGCCGGATCCAGCGGCACTGCGGGAAGGTGCTGTtcgtggggctgctgctgttcgGGGCGCTGGCCGTGGGGCTGCGGGTGGCCTCCGTCGAGACGGACATCGAGCACCTCTGGGTGGAAG CGGGCAGCCGGGTCAGCCAGGAGCTCCGCTACACGAAGGAGAAGCTGGGCGAGGAGTCCGTCTACACGTCCCAAATGCTGATCCAGACCCCGAAACGCGAAGGGGAGAACATCCTGACGCAGGAGGCCCTGCAGCTCCACCTCGAGGCGGCCCTGGCTGCCAGCAAAGTGCAAGTCTCGCTGTACGGAAA ATCGTGGGATTTGAACAAGATCTGCTACAAGTCAGGCGTCCCCATCATTGAGAATGGAATGATCGAGAGG ATGATCGAGAAGCTGTTCCCCTGTGTGATCCTGACGCCGCTGGACTGCTTCTGGGAAGGGGCCAAGCTGCAGGGAGGCTCAGCCTACCTCCC GGGCCGTCCTGATATCCAGTGGAGCAATTTGGACCCTTTGCAGCTGATGGAGGAGCTGGGGCAGTTCACATCCCTAGAAGGCTTCAAGGAGCTGCTGGATAAGGCTGAAGTGGGGCAGGCTTATATGGAGCGGCCCTGCCTGGACCCCCGGGACCCCCATTGCCCCTCCAGTGCCCCCAACAAGCAGAGCCAGCAG AGCCCCGACATCCCGGCGGAGCTCTCTGGGGGCTGCCATGGGTTCTCCAGGAAGTTCATGCgctggcaggaggagctgaTTTTGGGCGGCACAACCAAAGACTCCCAGGGCAAGCTGCTAAG TGCTGAGGCCCTGCAGACAATGTTCCTTCTCATGAGCCCCCGGCAGCTGTATGAGCACTTCAAGGATGACTACGAGATCCATGACATCAGCTGGAGTGAGGAGAAGGCAGGTGCTATCCTGGAGGCCTGGCAGAGGAAGTTTGTGGAG CTGGCACAGGACTCCATCCCACCCAATGCCACGCAGAACATCCATGCCTTCTCCACCACCACGCTCAACGACATCATGAAGTCCTTCTCTGACGTCAGTGCCATCCGAGTGGCTGGGGGATACCTCCTCATG CTGGCCTATGCCTGTGTCACCATGCTGCGCTGGGACTGCTCCAAGTCACAGGGTGCCGTGGGCCTGGCCGGGGTCCTGCTGGTGGCCCTCTCTGTGGCCTCTGGCTTAGGGCTCTGCTCACTGCTCGGGATCTCCTTCAATGCAGCCACCACGCAG GTGCTGCCCTTCCTGGCCCTCGGCATTGGTGTGGATGACATGTTCCTCCTGGCTCATGCCTTCACCGAGACCAGCCAGCACATCCCCTTCAAG GAGCGGACAGGAGAGTGCCTACGGCGCACGGGGACCAGCGTGGCTCTCACCTCTGTCAGCAACATGATTGCCTTCTTCATGGCTGCCCTGGTGCCCATCCCCGCCCTGCGTGCCTTCTCACTCCAG GCAGCAGTGGTGGTGGTCTTCAACTTCGCCATGGTGCTGTTCATCTTCCCTGCCATACTGAGCCTGGACCTGTACCGGCGGGAGAAGCGTCGCCTCgacatcctctgctgcttctACAG CCCTTGCTCCTCACGGGTCATCCAGATCCAACCCCAGGAGTTGGCCGATGCCAACGACAACCATGCCTCCCACCCATCCCCCTACGGCCACCCCGGCGTGGCCACCAGCACTCAGATCACCACCACCGTGCAGGCCTTCACCCAGTGCGACCCCTCGGGCCACCACATCGTCACCGTCCTGCCACCCACCTCCCAGGTGTGCACCTCGCCCGCCGTGCTGCTGCCGCCTGCCGACCCGTTGGGCTCGCAGGTCTTCACCCCCTCCAGCTCCACGCGGGACCTGCTGGCCCAGCTGGATGAGGCCAAAGGCGGGCGCGAGTGCGTGCCGCTGCCCTTGTGCCGCTGGAGCCTCTCCGACTTTGCCCGTGAGAAGTATGCCCCACTCCTGCTGCGGACCCAGACCAAG gtggtggtggtggtccTCTTCTTGGCGCTGTTGGGACTGAGCCTCTACGGCACCACCATGGTGCATGACGGGCTCTACCTGACAGACATTGTGCCGCGGGACACCAAGGCTCACGCCTTCATCTCAGCCCAGTTCAAGTACTTCTCCTTCTACAACATGTTCATTGTCACCAAGGGTGGCTTCCACTACCCGGGTGCCCAGGCCGCCCTGCTCAGCCTGCACCAGGCCTTCAGCACCGTCAAGTACGTGGTGCGTGAGGGCAACCATGACCTGCCCAAGATGTGGCTCCACTACTTCCAGGACTGGCTGCGAG GGCTCCAGGCCACCTTTGACAGAGACTGGCAAGCCGGCCGCATCACCCATGATAGCTACCGTAACGGCTCCGAGGACGGGGCACTGGCCTAcaagctcctcatccagactgGCAACAAGAAGGAGCCTTTCAACTTCAACCAG CTGACCACACGGCGGTTGGTGGATGAGAATGGCATCATCCCCCCAGACACCTTCTACATCTGCCTGACGGTGTGGGCCAGCAACGACCCCCTGGGCTTCGCTGCCTCCCAGGCCAACTTCTACCCGCCACCGCCTGAGTGGATCCATGACAAGTACGACACTACGGGCGAGAACCTGCGAA TCCCGGCAGCCCAGCCGCTGGAGTTCGCCCAGTTCCCCTTCTACCTGAGCGGGCTGCGTCGCACAGCCGACTTCGTGGAGGCAATTGAGAGCGTGCGGGCCATCTGCCAGGAGGCGGCCCAGCGCCATGGGGTGCTGAGCTACCCCAGCGGCTACCCCTTCCTCTTCTGGGAGCAATACATCGGCCTGCGCCACTGGTTCCTGTTGGCCATCAGCATCTTGCTGGCCTGCACCTTCCTCGTCTgcgccctgctgctgctcaaccCCTGGACGGCCGGTATCATC gtctCTATCCTGGCCATGATGGCGGTGGAACTGTTTGGCATTATGGGGCTGATGGGCATCAAGCTGAGTGCCATCCCTGTGGTCATCCTCATCGCTTCAGTTGGCATCGGCGTGGAGTTCACTGTCCACGTGGCCCTG GGCTTCCTTACAGCAGTTGGGAGCAGGAACGTGCGCTCAGCCGCTGCCTTGGAGCACACCTTTGCCCCTGTGATGGACGGCGCCGTCTCCACCCTCCTGGGCGTCCTCATGTTGGCCAGCTCTGAGTTCGACTTCATCATGAG GTACTTCTTTGCGGTGCTCACCATCCTgacgctgctggggctgctcaacgggctggtgctgctgcccgtCCTGCTCTCAGTCATCGGGCCACCCTCTGAG GCATCTCCTGTGGATAACGGCCCCCGCCTGCCCCCTACAGAGCCAGTGCCCCCGTGCCTCGGCCCTGGGGGTCTGTACATCCGCCGTGCCCCCGCCTGGCCTGCTGCCTTCACCGATACCTCAGACACAGAGTGCTATGGCGACGGTGGGGGGCCAGGCAGTCCCCAGGGACCCTTCGTTGTGCCTCCTGCCCCGGCACACATTCTGCTGGAGGCTGGCAAGGACCCCAGCTTCCCCCGCATCACT GTGCTGAAGCCCTACAAAGACAGCCCGGAGGTCCAGGGAAAGAAGGAGCAGCCCGtcccccagcctgcagcctcGTTGCCTTTTGGGGAGCCGTGCCCCACAGTGCTCAGAGACTACCCACACCCCACGGCATTGCCTCGGCCGGGtcagccctgctcctccagcGCCTGGCCAGCCTCTCGGGCCCCCCTGCCAGCCTACAGCACCCACCTGCAGGGCCCCGCCGGCAGCTACACCACAGTCACAGCCACCGCTTCGGTGACGGTTGCCCTGCACCCCACGCTGCCTGGCTCCTACCCCAGCTTTGGCACCGAGACAGACAGCCTGGAGGAGCCCAGCGCTGTGCCTGACTCCTTTGAGATGCAAAGCCTGGGACGCCATGGGGCAGGCACCCGGCGCTAG